Proteins from a genomic interval of Streptomyces fodineus:
- a CDS encoding ABC transporter ATP-binding protein produces the protein MEPSTPQAQTTPAICARELSKRYGRRQAVGGLSFTVGAGQICALLGPNGAGKTSTMRMLVGLSSPDTGSAGILGEPVGLGADVLRRVGVLIDGPAFVPHLTGRANLRLLWSATRRAWPPPALDDALDLAGLGDALDRKVKGYSMGMKQRLMLAQALMRQPDVLILDEPANGLDPGEVRALREYLGELARRGAAVLVSSHQLAEVQQLATHVVVMNHGRLIAAGPMDELLGAAGTYRLQVDDTEKGAAVLRALPGVASATTQRDEIVVNAPGVLSRDLVRALVTEGIGVTSVQQESKSLEEAFLTMTEGAGEHAAR, from the coding sequence ATGGAACCGTCCACACCGCAGGCACAGACAACACCTGCGATCTGCGCCCGCGAGCTGTCCAAACGGTACGGGCGTAGGCAGGCCGTCGGCGGGCTCAGCTTCACCGTGGGAGCCGGCCAGATCTGCGCGCTGCTCGGCCCGAACGGGGCGGGCAAGACCTCCACGATGCGGATGCTGGTCGGCCTGTCGTCCCCGGACACCGGCAGCGCGGGCATCCTGGGCGAGCCGGTCGGCCTGGGCGCGGACGTGCTGCGTCGCGTCGGCGTGCTCATCGACGGCCCGGCGTTCGTGCCGCACCTCACCGGCCGGGCCAACCTGCGGCTCCTGTGGTCGGCGACACGACGGGCATGGCCGCCCCCCGCTCTGGACGACGCCCTGGACCTCGCCGGGCTCGGCGATGCGCTCGACCGCAAGGTCAAGGGCTATTCGATGGGGATGAAGCAGCGGCTGATGCTGGCCCAGGCCCTGATGCGGCAGCCGGACGTGCTGATCCTGGACGAGCCGGCCAACGGACTGGACCCCGGCGAGGTCCGGGCCCTGCGCGAGTACCTGGGGGAGCTGGCCCGACGAGGGGCCGCCGTGCTCGTCTCCAGCCATCAGCTCGCCGAGGTGCAGCAACTGGCGACCCACGTCGTCGTGATGAACCACGGCCGGCTGATCGCCGCGGGACCGATGGACGAACTGCTCGGCGCCGCCGGCACCTACCGCCTCCAGGTGGACGACACCGAGAAGGGGGCCGCCGTGCTGCGCGCACTGCCCGGCGTCGCGTCGGCCACGACGCAGCGGGACGAGATCGTCGTCAACGCCCCGGGTGTGCTCTCCCGCGACCTGGTACGCGCGCTGGTCACGGAAGGCATCGGCGTCACGTCCGTGCAGCAGGAGAGCAAGTCCCTGGAAGAGGCGTTCCTGACCATGACCGAAGGAGCCGGCGAGCATGCTGCGCGTTGA
- a CDS encoding helix-turn-helix transcriptional regulator: protein MHSNDAQMLVLTVLADRPLHGYAINTAIEELTGRRLGPGSLYGALSRLEGRGLIQPADEAAETQERHRTMRITDAGRDQLRAELQQMARISAAGLRALGVNPA from the coding sequence ATGCACAGCAACGACGCCCAGATGCTCGTGCTCACCGTCCTCGCGGACAGGCCGCTGCACGGATACGCCATCAACACCGCGATCGAAGAACTCACCGGCCGCAGACTCGGCCCCGGCAGCCTCTACGGCGCGCTGTCCCGCCTGGAGGGGCGCGGGCTGATCCAGCCCGCGGACGAGGCGGCCGAAACCCAGGAACGCCACCGCACCATGCGGATCACCGACGCCGGCCGCGACCAACTGCGCGCCGAACTCCAGCAGATGGCCCGGATCTCCGCCGCCGGCCTGCGCGCGCTCGGGGTCAACCCGGCATGA
- a CDS encoding polyprenol monophosphomannose synthase: MTVVSPKVVVVVPTYNERDNLPVLAGLLADLPVPNLHLLVVDDNSPDGTGAVADKLAAESPDAVGVLHRTAKDGLGRAYLAGMTRALDEGADVVVQMDADLSHPASAIPAMVDTLLTRDAAVVLGSRYVAGGSTATDWPWHRKALSAWANLYVNAILRLHVKDATAGFKAWRAGTLRAIDLPSIRSNGYSFQVEMNFRTVRQGLTILEVPIRFEERVQGTSKMSLGVQLESALTPWKLRFGGISN, translated from the coding sequence ATGACCGTCGTGTCCCCGAAGGTCGTTGTCGTCGTGCCGACCTACAACGAGCGGGACAACCTGCCCGTCCTGGCCGGCCTGCTCGCGGACCTGCCCGTGCCGAACCTGCACCTGCTCGTGGTCGACGACAACTCACCCGACGGCACCGGCGCGGTCGCCGACAAACTCGCCGCCGAGTCACCGGACGCCGTCGGCGTGCTGCACCGCACCGCCAAAGACGGGCTCGGCCGCGCCTACCTCGCCGGGATGACCCGTGCACTGGACGAGGGGGCCGACGTCGTGGTCCAGATGGACGCCGACCTCTCGCATCCGGCCTCGGCGATCCCGGCCATGGTCGACACCCTGCTGACGAGGGACGCCGCCGTGGTACTCGGGTCCCGCTACGTGGCGGGCGGCTCGACCGCCACCGACTGGCCCTGGCACCGCAAGGCCCTGTCCGCCTGGGCCAACCTCTACGTCAACGCGATCCTGCGACTGCATGTGAAGGACGCCACCGCCGGATTCAAGGCATGGCGGGCCGGGACGCTGCGAGCGATCGACCTGCCGTCGATCCGCAGCAACGGCTACTCCTTCCAGGTCGAGATGAACTTCCGCACCGTCAGACAGGGGCTGACCATCCTCGAAGTGCCCATCCGCTTCGAAGAACGCGTGCAAGGGACATCGAAGATGAGCCTGGGCGTGCAGCTCGAATCCGCACTCACTCCGTGGAAGCTCCGTTTCGGCGGCATCTCGAACTGA
- a CDS encoding serine/threonine-protein kinase — protein MSDLGRLVAGRYLLVERVGSGGMGTVWRAEDKLLGRHVAVKKLRIPPHLHDDEVHKLHERSRREARSAARITHPNVIVVHDVVDDEGLPCIVMEYIPSLTLSDVLKRDGALPPEEAARIGRAMAAALRAAHDAGVLHRDVKPANVLLGKDGRIVLTDFGIAMESGTSSLTKSGELIGSIRYLAPERLRSGNAGPGPAGDLWALGATLYQAVEGRHPFCRDTPIEIAYAIATEPYEPLRSAGDLAPVIEGLLVKEPDQRMDVHEVERRLADVTGTRTAPVDQPTRSDHSGDLVPAGRKGDGRRRRAVLRSLVAVALAACVAGGALWWLKGAGTHTPGAGASTPAPSTGPTLPPLPAGYHLAKEDSGYGFSVPVRDGWKSKAMPGGEVAYIDPSGLVGLRVNVVRFAGTDPLRHWRDDEEAQTRRDNPGYERVRMDATTFRGRPAGYWEFTFDGRARKYRAAELAFAGADGTQYTVYLSAPDTQWHTYRPVFDTAAAGIRLSDKA, from the coding sequence GTGTCCGATCTTGGGCGGCTCGTCGCCGGCCGGTACCTGCTGGTGGAGCGGGTGGGCAGCGGAGGCATGGGCACCGTGTGGCGTGCGGAGGACAAGCTGCTCGGTCGCCACGTGGCCGTGAAGAAGCTGCGCATCCCGCCGCACCTGCACGACGACGAGGTCCACAAGCTCCACGAGCGCAGCCGGCGGGAAGCCCGCAGCGCCGCCCGGATCACCCACCCCAACGTGATCGTGGTGCACGACGTCGTCGATGACGAGGGTCTGCCGTGCATCGTCATGGAGTACATCCCCTCACTCACCCTGAGTGACGTCCTGAAGCGTGACGGTGCGCTGCCGCCCGAGGAAGCCGCCCGGATCGGCCGTGCCATGGCCGCCGCCCTGCGCGCCGCCCACGACGCCGGGGTCCTGCACCGGGACGTCAAACCCGCCAACGTCCTGCTCGGCAAGGACGGACGGATCGTCCTCACCGACTTCGGGATCGCGATGGAGTCGGGAACGTCGTCACTGACCAAGTCCGGTGAGCTGATCGGCTCCATCCGCTATCTGGCGCCCGAACGCCTCAGAAGCGGCAACGCCGGGCCCGGGCCCGCCGGTGATCTGTGGGCCCTGGGGGCAACGCTGTACCAGGCGGTCGAGGGACGGCACCCGTTCTGCCGCGACACGCCGATCGAGATCGCGTACGCCATCGCAACCGAACCGTACGAGCCCCTGCGCAGCGCCGGGGACCTGGCCCCGGTGATCGAGGGCCTGCTCGTCAAGGAGCCGGACCAGCGCATGGACGTACACGAGGTCGAACGCCGCCTGGCCGATGTCACCGGCACCCGAACCGCTCCCGTCGATCAGCCCACGCGGTCGGACCACTCCGGCGACCTCGTGCCTGCCGGACGGAAGGGCGACGGCAGGCGCCGCCGCGCGGTGCTGCGGTCGCTCGTGGCGGTGGCACTGGCCGCCTGCGTGGCGGGCGGCGCACTGTGGTGGCTCAAGGGCGCGGGCACCCACACCCCCGGGGCCGGTGCCTCCACCCCCGCCCCGAGTACCGGCCCCACCCTGCCCCCGCTGCCCGCCGGATACCACCTCGCCAAGGAGGACAGCGGCTACGGCTTCTCCGTGCCCGTGCGCGACGGCTGGAAGAGCAAGGCGATGCCGGGCGGTGAAGTCGCCTACATAGACCCGTCCGGCCTGGTGGGCCTCAGAGTCAACGTCGTCCGGTTCGCGGGCACCGATCCGCTGCGGCACTGGCGTGACGACGAAGAGGCCCAGACCCGTCGCGACAATCCCGGCTACGAACGGGTGCGGATGGACGCGACGACCTTCCGGGGGCGACCTGCCGGGTACTGGGAGTTCACCTTCGACGGCAGGGCACGCAAGTACCGGGCGGCGGAGTTGGCTTTCGCCGGCGCCGACGGCACCCAGTACACGGTCTACCTCTCCGCGCCGGACACGCAATGGCACACGTACCGCCCGGTCTTCGACACCGCCGCCGCGGGAATCCGCCTGAGCGACAAGGCCTGA
- a CDS encoding SPFH domain-containing protein, producing MFGYRVPAPDEAMLISGGRRGLGGAPFRVVTGHGKFVLPVFRKVRFLTLSMCEAEVTETCVTKQGISLHVRAVIAFKVGNDHESIINAGQRFLSDQEQMSVLTGRIFAGHLRAIIGSMTVEEIVTERQKLAAEVLDTSKTEMAKIGLIVDSLQIQSIDDGDTGYIDAMSAPHKAAIQRQAQIAQAQATQAAVEAEQAAARKQAEYARQTAVVKAEYSAEVDRAQAQAAQAGPLAQAHAQQEVLAAQTELAERQARLRQQQLVAEVVKPAEAEAERVRILAAAEAQRMKIQAEAAASYDRVALDRMLIDQLPQIVKEAAGGLSGANVNVLNGADGLGEIAAGLVSQGLTILDSVRQNLGGQDKDGQGNQGNKGDVNGLLQLRSGQSGKERRPDDGPVDVD from the coding sequence ATGTTCGGATACCGCGTTCCCGCTCCCGACGAGGCGATGTTGATCTCGGGGGGCCGGCGGGGACTGGGGGGCGCGCCGTTCCGAGTGGTGACGGGGCACGGCAAGTTCGTGCTCCCGGTCTTTCGCAAGGTCCGCTTCCTCACCCTGTCGATGTGTGAGGCCGAGGTCACCGAGACCTGCGTGACCAAGCAGGGCATCTCCCTGCACGTCCGCGCGGTCATCGCCTTCAAGGTCGGCAACGACCACGAGAGCATCATCAACGCCGGTCAGCGCTTCCTCTCCGACCAGGAGCAGATGTCGGTGCTCACCGGCCGGATCTTCGCCGGCCACCTGCGGGCCATCATCGGCTCGATGACGGTGGAGGAGATCGTCACCGAGCGGCAGAAGCTCGCCGCCGAGGTGCTGGACACCTCGAAGACGGAGATGGCGAAGATCGGCCTGATCGTCGACTCGCTGCAGATCCAGTCGATCGACGACGGCGACACCGGCTACATCGACGCCATGTCCGCCCCGCACAAGGCGGCCATCCAGCGGCAGGCCCAGATCGCCCAGGCCCAGGCCACCCAGGCGGCGGTCGAGGCGGAGCAGGCGGCGGCACGCAAGCAGGCCGAGTACGCCCGGCAGACCGCCGTCGTCAAGGCCGAGTACTCGGCCGAGGTGGACCGCGCCCAGGCGCAGGCCGCGCAGGCCGGTCCGCTGGCGCAGGCCCACGCCCAGCAGGAGGTGCTGGCCGCCCAGACGGAGCTGGCCGAGCGGCAGGCCAGGCTGCGTCAGCAGCAACTGGTGGCCGAGGTCGTGAAGCCCGCCGAGGCCGAGGCCGAGCGGGTCCGGATCCTCGCCGCCGCCGAGGCCCAGCGGATGAAGATCCAGGCGGAGGCGGCGGCCTCCTACGACCGGGTCGCGCTCGACCGGATGCTGATCGACCAGCTCCCGCAGATCGTGAAGGAGGCCGCCGGCGGCCTGTCCGGCGCCAACGTCAACGTCCTGAACGGCGCGGACGGCCTCGGCGAGATCGCCGCCGGCCTCGTCTCCCAGGGCCTCACGATCCTCGACTCCGTCCGGCAGAACCTGGGCGGCCAGGACAAGGACGGCCAGGGCAACCAGGGCAACAAGGGTGACGTCAACGGTCTGCTCCAGCTGCGCTCGGGCCAGTCGGGCAAGGAGCGGAGGCCGGACGACGGGCCGGTGGACGTCGACTAG
- a CDS encoding NAD(P)-dependent oxidoreductase has protein sequence MTIAVLGATGMVGGRVVGEASARGHRVLALSRKPPASENPGVTPVALDAADPAAVRETLSGSAADAVVLTVRTFPADQEFLVGATRTVLDAAARLGIRVLVVGGAGALRSPGDRELPVAENPVHVPDEYRAVALAGVAQLRACQARTDADWVYLSPPAVLEPGDRTGRYRRGTDTLLTDAAGRSWISAEDLAVAVLDELECPGRDRHITVVHQRPEGNQRPEGAFRGALR, from the coding sequence ATGACGATCGCCGTGCTCGGGGCCACCGGGATGGTCGGCGGCCGGGTGGTCGGCGAGGCGAGCGCGCGGGGGCACCGGGTGCTGGCCCTGTCCCGGAAGCCGCCGGCGAGTGAGAACCCGGGGGTGACGCCGGTCGCGCTCGACGCCGCCGACCCGGCCGCCGTACGGGAGACCCTGTCCGGCTCGGCCGCGGACGCCGTCGTCCTGACCGTACGGACCTTCCCCGCCGACCAGGAGTTCCTGGTCGGCGCCACCCGCACGGTGCTGGACGCCGCCGCACGGCTCGGCATCCGCGTCCTCGTGGTCGGCGGCGCGGGTGCCCTGCGCAGTCCCGGCGACCGGGAGCTGCCGGTCGCCGAGAACCCCGTCCATGTGCCCGACGAGTACCGCGCCGTGGCGCTCGCGGGCGTCGCCCAGCTGCGCGCCTGCCAGGCCCGCACCGACGCCGACTGGGTCTACCTGAGCCCGCCCGCCGTACTGGAACCCGGCGACCGCACCGGCCGCTACCGGCGCGGCACCGACACCTTGCTGACGGATGCCGCCGGCCGGTCCTGGATCAGCGCCGAGGACTTGGCCGTAGCCGTGCTGGACGAGCTGGAGTGTCCGGGGCGGGACCGGCACATCACGGTCGTACACCAGCGCCCCGAAGGGAACCAGCGCCCCGAAGGGGCCTTCCGAGGCGCCCTCCGCTGA
- a CDS encoding EamA family transporter, giving the protein MNRSKARAATVLLTALAPASWGTTYVVTTRLLPPGHPMFAGLMRALPAGLLALAVTRVLPRGEWWWKAAVLGVLNIGAMPLLFVAAQRLPGGVAATLGAAQPLLAAGLGLLVLHDRPTLWRLTWGALGVLGVGLVVLGPRARLDTVGVLAGLGHAATMAAGVVLTKRWGRPAGVGPLALTGWQLTAGGLLLLPLTAAAEGVPPRIGAGAACGYLWLGSMAGLIAYTLWFRGIGRLPVAASAPLVLLSPLVATVIGIALGESLSLPQTLGFALALTALVAAQLGPTARKKKTLTKEETFDDAAHDDRRARGHRDGRRPGGRRGERAGAPGAGPVPEAAGE; this is encoded by the coding sequence ATGAATCGCTCCAAGGCACGGGCTGCGACCGTCCTGCTGACCGCGCTCGCTCCGGCCTCCTGGGGGACCACCTACGTGGTCACCACACGGCTGCTCCCGCCCGGACACCCGATGTTCGCGGGCCTGATGCGCGCCCTGCCCGCCGGGTTGCTCGCACTGGCGGTCACCCGGGTGCTGCCGCGCGGGGAGTGGTGGTGGAAGGCCGCGGTCCTCGGCGTCCTCAACATCGGCGCCATGCCCCTGCTGTTCGTGGCCGCGCAGCGGCTGCCCGGCGGCGTCGCCGCCACCCTCGGCGCCGCCCAGCCGCTGCTGGCCGCCGGGCTGGGCTTGCTGGTGCTGCACGACCGGCCCACGCTCTGGCGGCTGACGTGGGGCGCGCTCGGCGTGCTCGGGGTCGGCCTGGTCGTCCTCGGACCGCGGGCCCGGCTGGACACCGTCGGCGTGCTCGCCGGCCTCGGTCATGCGGCCACGATGGCCGCCGGGGTCGTCCTCACCAAGCGCTGGGGCCGTCCCGCGGGCGTCGGCCCGCTGGCCCTGACCGGCTGGCAACTGACCGCCGGCGGGCTGCTGTTGCTGCCGCTGACGGCGGCGGCCGAGGGCGTGCCGCCGCGGATCGGCGCGGGCGCCGCCTGCGGCTATCTGTGGCTCGGCAGCATGGCCGGGCTGATCGCGTACACGCTGTGGTTCCGCGGGATCGGCAGGCTGCCGGTCGCCGCGTCCGCACCCCTGGTGCTGCTGTCCCCGCTGGTCGCGACCGTCATCGGCATCGCACTGGGCGAGTCGCTGAGCCTGCCGCAGACCCTGGGCTTCGCCCTGGCCCTGACCGCGCTGGTGGCCGCGCAACTCGGTCCCACGGCACGGAAGAAGAAGACCTTGACGAAGGAGGAGACGTTCGATGACGCAGCGCATGACGATCGCCGTGCTCGGGGCCACCGGGATGGTCGGCGGCCGGGTGGTCGGCGAGGCGAGCGCGCGGGGGCACCGGGTGCTGGCCCTGTCCCGGAAGCCGCCGGCGAGTGA
- a CDS encoding LysR family transcriptional regulator, translated as MDLQQLRYVVAVADTLNFTRAAERCQVVQSALSHRIAALERELGVRLFARSSRRVELTGAGAAFLAGARECLAAADRAVADAAAATGVVRGRLAVGVIVTTAAVDVPELLQRYRARHPEVRVLLRSGRSDELAAAIRAGELDIAFLGLPEGERPAGLETVVLDHDEHVLVVPAGHRLAGACRVTLAEIAGETFVDFVAGTPARAQSDRAFAAAGLAREVAYEAGVVELITRLITRGLGIALLPSAFIRPLAAGDPGLALVPVVDGPRRLEYLAWSRFNPSPATRAMLDVLGVRQPSARS; from the coding sequence GTGGACCTTCAGCAGCTGCGCTACGTCGTCGCCGTCGCCGACACCCTGAACTTCACCCGTGCCGCGGAGCGCTGTCAGGTGGTGCAGTCCGCGCTGAGTCACCGGATCGCCGCGCTGGAGCGGGAGTTGGGGGTGCGGCTGTTCGCCCGGTCCAGCCGCCGGGTCGAACTGACCGGTGCCGGTGCGGCGTTCCTCGCCGGGGCGCGGGAGTGCCTCGCCGCGGCCGACCGTGCGGTGGCCGACGCCGCCGCCGCGACCGGTGTCGTACGCGGGCGGCTCGCCGTCGGCGTGATCGTGACGACGGCCGCCGTCGACGTGCCCGAACTGCTGCAGCGCTACCGCGCCCGGCACCCGGAGGTCCGGGTGCTCCTGCGGTCCGGGCGCAGTGACGAGCTGGCGGCGGCGATCCGTGCAGGGGAGCTGGACATCGCCTTCCTCGGGCTGCCGGAGGGTGAGCGGCCGGCCGGTCTGGAGACGGTCGTACTCGATCACGACGAGCATGTGCTGGTGGTGCCGGCCGGGCACCGGCTGGCGGGCGCCTGTCGGGTCACGCTGGCGGAGATCGCCGGGGAGACGTTCGTGGACTTCGTGGCGGGTACGCCCGCCCGCGCCCAGTCCGACCGGGCGTTCGCCGCCGCGGGTCTGGCGCGGGAGGTCGCGTACGAGGCCGGTGTGGTGGAGCTGATCACCCGGCTGATCACGCGTGGGCTGGGCATCGCGCTGCTGCCGTCGGCGTTCATCCGGCCGCTCGCCGCCGGCGACCCCGGGCTGGCCCTGGTCCCGGTGGTGGACGGGCCGCGCCGTCTGGAGTATCTGGCGTGGAGCCGGTTCAACCCGAGCCCGGCCACCCGGGCGATGCTCGACGTCCTCGGGGTCAGACAGCCCTCGGCGCGGTCCTGA
- a CDS encoding MBL fold metallo-hydrolase, whose translation MSATPAHAVESEERIPVRVLGGPTVLIEYGGLRFLTDPTFDDPGDYPSPSGRTLTKTAPPRTSAAELGPVDVVLLSHDQHADNLDHSGRALLAATPRTLTTPAAADRLGGTTEPLTPWQSLDLPRPDGGTVTVTAAPALHGPKGSESLVGEVTGFLLTSADLPSVYVSGDNASLELVQEIADRYAPVDTAVLFAGAPRMPVLDDALLVLDGEGTATAARLLAARRVIPAHCDSWAHFTETREDVVTAFKEAGLADRLQLD comes from the coding sequence ATGTCCGCAACGCCCGCCCATGCCGTCGAGTCCGAAGAGCGCATACCGGTCCGCGTCCTGGGCGGCCCCACCGTCCTCATCGAGTACGGCGGGCTCCGCTTCCTCACCGACCCCACCTTCGACGACCCCGGCGACTATCCCTCGCCCAGCGGCCGCACCCTGACCAAGACCGCCCCGCCCCGCACGAGCGCCGCCGAACTCGGCCCGGTGGACGTCGTCCTGCTCTCGCACGACCAGCACGCCGACAACCTCGACCACTCCGGCCGGGCCCTGCTCGCGGCGACCCCGCGCACCTTGACCACCCCCGCGGCGGCCGACCGGCTCGGCGGCACCACCGAGCCCCTCACCCCCTGGCAGTCCCTCGACCTGCCCCGCCCCGACGGCGGCACGGTCACCGTCACCGCGGCCCCGGCCCTGCACGGCCCCAAGGGCTCCGAGTCGCTCGTCGGCGAGGTCACCGGCTTCCTGCTGACCTCCGCCGACCTGCCCAGCGTGTACGTCAGCGGCGACAACGCCTCCCTGGAACTGGTCCAGGAGATCGCCGACCGGTACGCCCCCGTCGACACCGCCGTCCTCTTCGCCGGCGCGCCCCGGATGCCCGTCCTCGACGACGCCCTCCTCGTCCTCGACGGCGAGGGCACGGCCACCGCCGCCCGCCTCCTCGCCGCCCGCCGGGTGATCCCGGCCCACTGCGACAGCTGGGCCCACTTCACCGAGACCCGCGAGGACGTCGTGACGGCATTCAAGGAGGCGGGCCTGGCGGACCGACTCCAGCTGGACTGA
- a CDS encoding CGNR zinc finger domain-containing protein, whose product MRLVTESVRVTGRGAPYPPAPGAEQYPALDLANSAVALPGGQHIDLLGTPAAAQDWLVQHGLAPADADLRETCARRLRSLREQIRALLAARVGALPVPADALAAVNDALTRAPAASLLHWSPDRGLYRAAAHPTTQIVEHALAALAADAAGLLTGPDADRLTACGSAPCNRYLLRHGRRHWCSTRCGDRARAARAYARRTGRTEDD is encoded by the coding sequence ATGAGACTCGTGACAGAGAGCGTGCGTGTGACCGGCCGAGGCGCCCCGTATCCCCCGGCTCCCGGCGCGGAGCAGTACCCCGCCCTGGACCTCGCCAACAGCGCTGTCGCCCTGCCCGGCGGACAGCACATCGACCTGCTCGGCACGCCCGCCGCGGCCCAGGACTGGCTCGTGCAGCACGGTCTCGCCCCCGCCGACGCCGACCTGCGCGAAACCTGCGCGAGGCGGCTGCGCTCCCTGCGCGAACAGATCCGCGCGCTGCTCGCCGCCCGGGTCGGGGCCCTGCCCGTCCCCGCCGACGCCCTGGCCGCGGTGAACGACGCGCTCACCCGCGCCCCCGCCGCCTCACTGCTGCACTGGTCCCCCGACCGCGGCCTGTACCGGGCGGCGGCCCACCCGACCACCCAGATCGTCGAGCACGCCCTGGCCGCCCTCGCCGCCGACGCGGCCGGCCTGCTCACCGGCCCCGACGCCGACCGCCTCACCGCATGCGGCTCCGCCCCCTGCAACCGGTACCTGCTCCGCCACGGCCGCCGCCACTGGTGCTCCACCCGCTGCGGCGACCGCGCCCGAGCGGCCCGCGCCTACGCCCGCCGCACGGGACGGACAGAGGACGACTGA